Proteins from a single region of Antechinus flavipes isolate AdamAnt ecotype Samford, QLD, Australia chromosome 2, AdamAnt_v2, whole genome shotgun sequence:
- the LOC127546274 gene encoding LOW QUALITY PROTEIN: long-chain-fatty-acid--CoA ligase 5-like (The sequence of the model RefSeq protein was modified relative to this genomic sequence to represent the inferred CDS: inserted 1 base in 1 codon; substituted 1 base at 1 genomic stop codon), whose protein sequence is MLFILNFLFSPLPTPVLISLLTIGITIFLWLVNKPRPDWPLVDLQKQSVGVQGGARRGAVQRNDDFISYYHSDATTMYEIFQRGLHVSDNGHCLGSRKPNQPYRWFSYKQMSDRAEYLGSCLLYKGYKPLPDQFVGIFAQNRPXWIIAELACYTYSRVAVPLYDTLRAEAIVYIVNKVEIATVICDTPQKANVLLENVEKGLTLGLKMIILMGPLEDSLKEKGEKLGVDILSLYDAETLGKENFKKPVPPKPDDLSIVCFTSGTTGDPKGAMLTHRNVVANSASFLKCVENVFMPTSEDVTISYFPLAHMFERVVQAVLHTVDAKVGFFQGDVGLLPDDMKTLQPTVFPVVPRLLNRLYDKVHGEAKTPFKKFLLNLVISAKFSEVKQGIVWQDSIWDTLIFKKVQAGLGGKVRLMVTGAAPISSPVLVFLRAALGCPVYEAYDQIECIAGCTFSSPGDWTTGHVGAPLAYDEVKLEDVVDMNYFSVDGEGEICIRGTNVFKGYLKDPEKTAETLDKDGWLHTRDIGRWLPNGTLKIIDRKKNIFKLAQGEYIAPEKIENVYIRSGPVSQVFVHGDSLQSSLVGVIVPDPDVLPKFAGKLGVQGSYENLCLNGLVKKNILEDMLKIGRESGLKSFEQVKDIYVHPEAFSIENGLLTPTLKAKKAELAXYFWSQIDNLYETVKE, encoded by the exons ATGCTTTTCATCTTGAACTTTCTGTTCTCCCCACTTCCAACACCAGTGCTGATTAGTCTATTGACCATTGGAATCACCATCTTCCTATGGCTGGTTAACAAACCTCGGCCAGACTGGCCCCTTGTGGACTTGCAAAAGCAGTCAGTGGGAGTTCAGGGAGGAGCCCGGCGGGGAGCTGTGCAACGCAATGATGACTTCATCAGCTATTACCATTCTGATGCCACAACAATGTATGAAATTTTCCAACGAGGACTCCATGTGTCTGATAATGGACACTGTTTGGGATCTAGAAAACCAAATCAACCATACAGATGGTTCTCTTACAAACAGATGTCTGACAGGGCAGAGTACTTGGGCTCCTGTCTTCTGTACAAAGGATACAAGCCATTACCAGACCAGTTTGTTGGCATCTTTGCTCAGAATAGAC GATGGATCATCGCAGAACTTGCCTGCTATACCTACTCAAGGGTGGCTGTTCCCCTCTATGACACTCTCCGAGCTGAAGCCATAGTGTACATTGTTAACAAAGTAGAAATTGCAACAGTGATCTGTGACACACCCCAGAAGGCAAATGTTCTACTGGAGAATGTTGAGAAGGGGCTCACCTTAGGGTTGAAGATGATAATCCTCATGGGCCCCTTGGAGGATAGCCttaaggaaaaaggggaaaagcttGGAGTAGATATCTTATCACTATATGATGCTGAGACTCTGGGCAAAGAGAATTTCAAAAAACCTGTGCCTCCCAAACCTGACGACCTCAGCATTGTATGCTTTACCAGTGGAACAACAGGTGATCCCAAAGGAGCCATGCTGACACACCGGAATGTCGTTGCAAACTCTGCATCTTTTCTTAAATGTGTTGAGAATGTTTTTATGCCCACATCTGAAGATGTGACAATATCATACTTTCCTCTGGCTCATATGTTTGAAAGAGTTGTACAAGCTGTTCTTCATACCGTGGATGCTAAAGTGGGATTCTTCCAAGGAGATGTCGGGCTCTTGCCTGATGACATGAAAACCCTACAGCCAACTGTGTTCCCAGTGGTTCCTCGACTTCTCAACAGATTGTACGATAAAGTACATGGTGAAGCCAAGACACCATTCAAGAAGTTTTTGTTGAATCTGGTCATCTCTGCGAAATTCAGTGAAGTAAAGCAAGGCATTGTCTGGCAAGACAGCATCTGGGATACACTCATATTTAAAAAGGTCCAGGCAGGTCTAGGTGGGAAGGTACGTTTAATGGTTACTGGAGCTGCACCTATCTCCTCCCCAGTCTTGGTATTCCTCCGAGCTGCCCTGGGTTGCCCGGTATATGAAGCTTACGATCAGATTGAATGTATAGCTGGATGCACATTTTCATCACCTGGGGACTGGACAACAGGTCACGTTGGGGCTCCCTTGGCCTATGATGAAGTAAAACTTGAAGATGTAGTAGACATGAACTACTTCTCAGTGGATGGAGAAGGAGAGATCTGCATCAGAGGCACCAATGTGTTCAAGGGTTACCTGAAGGATCCTGAGAAAACAGCTGAAACTCTTGACAAAGATGGCTGGCTTCATACAAGAGACATCGGCCGTTGGTTACCGAATGGTACCCTGAAGATCATTGACAGAAAGAAGAACATCTTTAAGCTGGCTCAAGGAGAATACATTGCTCCAGAGAAGATAGAAAATGTGTATATCAGGAGTGGTCCAGTATCCCAAGTTTTTGTACATGGAGATAGCTTACAGTCCTCTTTAGTGGGTGTGATTGTTCCTGATCCAGATGTATTGCCTAAGTTTGCAGGAAAACTTGGGGTCCAGGGTTCCTATGAGAACCTCTGCCTAAATGGGCTCGTAAAGAAGAACATTTTGGAAGACATGCTGAAAATTGGCAGAGAGAGTGGCCTCAAGTCCTTTGAACAAGTCAAAGACATCTATGTTCACCCAGAAGCATTCTCTATTGAAAATGGACTCTTGACACCGACATTGAAGGCAAAGAAGGCAGAACTTGCCTAATACTTTTGGAGCCAAATTGATAACCTATATGAAACTGTCAAGGAATAG